Proteins from a genomic interval of Pseudomonas anuradhapurensis:
- the smc gene encoding chromosome segregation protein SMC: MRLKCIRLAGFKSFVDPTTVNFPSNMAAVVGPNGCGKSNIIDAVRWVMGESSAKNLRGESMTDVIFNGSSGRKPVSQASIELVFDNSETTLVGEYAAYAEISIRRKVTRDGQNSYYLNGTKCRRRDITDIFLGTGLGPRSYSIIEQGMISKLIEAKPEELRNFIEEAAGISKYKERRRETENRIRRTQENLARLTDLREELERQLERLHRQAQAAEKYREYKAQERQLKARLSALRWRDLDARVRQREAVIGDQDVSHEALVAEQRNADATIERLRDSHHELSERFNQVQGRFYSVAGDIARVEQSIQHGQQRLRQLQDDFKEAERTRLETESHLGHDRTLLATLGEELAMLEPEQEMTLAAAEEAAAALEEAELGMHGWQEQWDSFNSRSAEPRRQAEVQQARLVQLEASLERLTERQRKLGEEREQLGSDPQDAAMLELSEQLASSEMLLEELQLSEEQVVERLEGLRQQLHQSTQAQQQAQGDLQRLGGRLASLEALQQAALEPGAGAADWLHGQGLEHQPRLAEGLRVEPGWELAVETVLGADLQAVLVDDFNRLDFAGLEQGELRLLLASGASPSLPGSLLEKVSGGIDLAPWLGQVRPVEDLAQALAQRASLGEGQSLVSRDGYWVGRHFLRIRRGGEAGGGVLARGQEIERLGHEQAQQEAALEQLEQQLQALREQQLGLEEQREQLRRRTQEENRLHGELKASLSAGRARAEQVELRRRRLQEELAELEEQRALEHEQLGEARLLLQEALELMAQDTEQREQLMARRDTLRESLDRVRQEARQHKDHAHQLAVRLGSLRAQHDSTRQALERLEQQAARLTERQEQLSLNLEEGAAPLEELRLKLEALLEQRMGVDEEMRLARLHMDEADRELRDAEKRRTQAEQQAQLLRGQLEQLRLECQGLDVRRKTLQEQLLADGYDLQGVLATLEADATEQGTEQELEQLDARIQRLGAINLAAIEEYQQQSERKRYLDAQDADLVEALETLENVIRKIDKETRNRFKDTFDQINAGLQALFPKVFGGGSAYLELTGEDLLDTGVTIMARPPGKKNSTIHLLSGGEKALTALALVFAIFKLNPAPFCMLDEVDAPLDDANVGRYARLVKEMSESVQFIYITHNKIAMEMADQLMGVTMHEPGCSRLVAVDVEEAMAMVDA, from the coding sequence ATGCGCCTGAAGTGCATTCGCCTGGCCGGGTTCAAGTCGTTCGTCGACCCGACCACGGTCAATTTCCCCAGCAACATGGCGGCCGTGGTCGGCCCCAACGGCTGTGGCAAGTCCAACATCATCGATGCCGTGCGCTGGGTGATGGGCGAGAGTTCGGCAAAGAACCTGCGCGGCGAGTCGATGACCGACGTCATCTTCAACGGCTCCAGTGGCCGCAAGCCGGTCAGCCAGGCCAGCATCGAGCTGGTGTTCGACAACAGCGAAACCACGCTGGTCGGCGAATATGCCGCCTATGCCGAAATCTCGATTCGCCGCAAGGTCACCCGTGACGGGCAGAACAGCTACTACCTCAATGGCACCAAGTGCCGGCGCCGCGACATCACCGACATCTTCCTCGGTACCGGCCTGGGGCCGCGCAGTTACTCGATCATCGAACAGGGCATGATCTCCAAGCTGATCGAGGCCAAGCCGGAGGAACTGCGCAACTTCATCGAGGAAGCGGCCGGCATTTCCAAATACAAGGAACGCCGCCGCGAAACCGAGAACCGCATCCGCCGCACCCAGGAGAACCTGGCGCGCCTGACCGACCTGCGCGAAGAGCTGGAACGCCAGCTGGAGCGCTTGCACCGGCAGGCCCAGGCCGCCGAGAAGTACCGCGAGTACAAAGCCCAGGAACGCCAGCTGAAGGCCCGCCTGTCGGCCTTGCGCTGGCGCGACCTGGACGCCCGCGTGCGCCAGCGCGAGGCAGTGATCGGTGACCAGGACGTGTCCCATGAAGCGTTGGTCGCCGAGCAGCGCAACGCCGATGCCACTATCGAGCGCCTGCGCGATAGCCATCACGAATTGTCCGAGCGCTTCAACCAGGTGCAGGGCCGCTTCTATTCCGTGGCGGGGGATATCGCCCGGGTCGAGCAGAGCATCCAGCACGGCCAGCAGCGCCTGCGCCAGTTGCAGGACGATTTCAAGGAAGCCGAGCGCACGCGCCTGGAGACCGAATCGCACCTGGGCCACGACCGCACCCTGCTGGCGACCCTGGGCGAAGAGCTGGCCATGCTCGAGCCCGAGCAGGAAATGACCTTGGCCGCTGCCGAAGAAGCCGCCGCTGCCCTTGAAGAGGCCGAACTGGGCATGCACGGCTGGCAGGAGCAGTGGGACAGCTTCAACAGCCGCTCCGCCGAGCCGCGCCGCCAGGCCGAAGTGCAGCAGGCGCGCCTGGTGCAGCTGGAGGCCAGCCTGGAGCGATTGACCGAGCGCCAGCGCAAGCTGGGCGAGGAACGCGAGCAGTTGGGCAGCGATCCGCAGGACGCCGCCATGCTGGAATTGTCCGAGCAGTTGGCCAGCAGCGAAATGTTGCTCGAAGAGCTGCAGTTGTCCGAAGAGCAGGTGGTCGAGCGCCTGGAAGGCCTGCGCCAGCAACTGCACCAGTCCACCCAAGCCCAGCAGCAGGCGCAGGGCGACCTGCAGCGCCTGGGCGGCCGCCTGGCATCACTCGAAGCCTTGCAGCAGGCGGCGCTGGAGCCGGGCGCGGGGGCGGCCGACTGGTTGCACGGCCAAGGCCTTGAACACCAACCTCGCCTGGCTGAAGGGCTGCGCGTGGAGCCGGGCTGGGAGCTGGCCGTGGAAACGGTGCTTGGCGCCGACTTGCAGGCGGTGCTGGTGGACGATTTCAACCGCCTCGATTTTGCCGGCCTGGAGCAGGGCGAGTTGCGTCTGCTGCTGGCCAGCGGCGCCAGTCCTTCGCTGCCCGGCAGCTTGCTGGAAAAGGTCTCCGGCGGTATCGACCTGGCGCCCTGGCTGGGCCAGGTGCGGCCCGTCGAAGACCTGGCACAAGCGCTGGCGCAGCGCGCCTCGCTCGGTGAAGGCCAGAGCCTGGTCAGCCGCGATGGCTATTGGGTAGGCCGGCATTTCCTGCGCATACGCCGTGGTGGTGAGGCCGGAGGCGGGGTGCTGGCGCGCGGCCAGGAAATCGAACGCCTCGGCCACGAACAGGCGCAGCAGGAAGCGGCGCTCGAACAACTGGAGCAGCAGTTGCAGGCCCTGCGCGAGCAACAGCTGGGCCTGGAGGAGCAGCGTGAACAACTGCGCCGCCGCACCCAGGAAGAAAACCGCCTGCACGGTGAGCTGAAGGCCAGCCTGTCGGCCGGCCGCGCGCGCGCCGAGCAGGTCGAACTGCGTCGCCGGCGCCTGCAGGAAGAACTGGCCGAGCTGGAAGAACAGCGCGCCCTCGAGCACGAACAACTGGGCGAAGCACGCCTGTTGCTGCAGGAAGCCTTGGAGCTGATGGCCCAGGACACCGAGCAGCGCGAGCAGTTGATGGCCCGCCGCGACACCCTGCGCGAAAGTCTCGACCGCGTGCGCCAGGAGGCTCGCCAGCACAAGGACCACGCCCACCAGCTGGCCGTGCGCCTGGGCTCGCTGCGCGCCCAGCACGATTCCACCCGGCAGGCCCTGGAGCGCCTGGAGCAGCAGGCGGCGCGCCTGACCGAGCGCCAGGAGCAATTGAGCCTGAACCTGGAAGAAGGCGCGGCGCCGCTGGAGGAGTTGCGCCTGAAGCTCGAAGCGCTGCTGGAGCAGCGCATGGGCGTCGACGAGGAAATGCGCCTGGCCCGCCTGCACATGGACGAAGCGGACCGTGAGCTGCGCGACGCGGAGAAGCGCCGCACCCAGGCCGAGCAGCAAGCGCAGCTGCTGCGTGGCCAGCTGGAGCAGTTGCGCCTGGAGTGCCAGGGCCTGGACGTGCGGCGCAAGACCCTGCAGGAACAGTTGCTGGCCGATGGTTACGACCTGCAAGGCGTGCTCGCCACCCTCGAGGCCGACGCCACCGAGCAAGGCACTGAACAGGAGCTGGAGCAGCTCGATGCGCGAATCCAGCGCCTGGGGGCGATCAACCTGGCGGCCATCGAAGAGTACCAGCAGCAGTCCGAGCGCAAGCGCTACCTGGATGCCCAGGACGCCGACCTGGTCGAGGCGCTGGAGACCCTGGAAAACGTCATCCGCAAGATCGACAAAGAAACCCGCAACCGCTTCAAGGATACCTTTGATCAGATAAATGCCGGATTACAGGCACTTTTCCCAAAAGTTTTCGGTGGTGGCAGCGCTTATCTGGAACTGACGGGCGAAGATCTACTCGATACAGGGGTAACGATCATGGCGCGACCACCGGGCAAGAAGAACAGCACCATCCATCTGCTGTCCGGCGGCGAAAAGGCACTGACCGCATTGGCGCTGGTGTTTGCCATCTTCAAGTTGAACCCCGCACCGTTCTGCATGCTCGACGAGGTCGATGCGCCGCTGGACGATGCCAACGTCGGGCGTTATGCCCGCCTGGTCAAGGAAATGAGTGAAAGCGTGCAGTTCATCTACATCACCCATAACAAGATCGCGATGGAGATGGCCGACCAGCTGATGGGCGTGACCATGCATGAACCGGGCTGTTCACGGCTGGTAGCGGTGGATGTGGAGGAGGCCATGGCCATGGTCGATGCCTGA
- the guaD gene encoding guanine deaminase, producing MTVTRKAYRAAILHSIADPAEVGLEASHEYFEDGLLVVDDGRIRAVGHASELLPGLDADIPVEHYQDALITPGFIDTHIHFPQTGMIGSYGEQLLDWLNTYTFPCEKQFADKDHADQVAKIFLKELLRNGTTTALVFGSVHPESVNALFEEAERLDLRLIAGKVMMDRNAPDYLTDTAESGYAESKALIERWHGKGRLHYAVTPRFAPTSTPQQLTLAGQLLKEHPGVYMHTHLSENLKEIDWVKSLFPEQKGYLDVYDHFELLGERSVFAHGVHLCDEECQRLAETGSAVAFCPTSNLFLGSGLFNLPQAERFKVNVGLGTDVGAGTSFSLLNTLNEAYKVMQLQGARLHPYKSLYLATLGGARALRLDDRIGSLRPGNDADFVVLDYKATPLLDYRIQQSNSIEETLFVLTTLGDDRTVRETYAAGRCVHQR from the coding sequence ATGACCGTTACCCGCAAAGCCTACCGTGCCGCCATCCTGCACAGCATCGCCGACCCGGCCGAGGTGGGCCTGGAAGCTTCCCATGAATACTTCGAGGATGGCCTGCTGGTAGTCGATGATGGCCGCATCCGCGCCGTTGGCCATGCCAGTGAACTGCTACCGGGCCTGGATGCCGACATCCCGGTCGAGCACTACCAGGACGCGTTGATCACCCCAGGCTTCATCGACACCCATATCCACTTCCCGCAGACCGGCATGATCGGCTCCTACGGCGAACAGCTGCTGGACTGGCTGAATACCTACACCTTCCCTTGCGAAAAGCAGTTTGCCGACAAGGATCACGCCGACCAGGTCGCGAAGATCTTCCTCAAGGAACTGCTGCGCAACGGCACTACCACTGCGCTGGTGTTCGGCAGCGTGCACCCGGAATCGGTCAATGCCCTGTTCGAAGAGGCCGAGCGCCTGGACCTGCGCCTGATCGCCGGCAAGGTGATGATGGACCGCAACGCGCCGGACTACCTGACCGACACCGCCGAGTCCGGCTACGCCGAAAGCAAGGCGCTGATCGAGCGCTGGCATGGCAAGGGCCGCCTGCACTATGCCGTCACCCCGCGCTTCGCCCCGACCAGCACCCCGCAACAGCTGACCCTGGCCGGCCAGTTGCTCAAGGAGCACCCGGGCGTGTACATGCACACGCACCTGTCGGAAAACCTCAAGGAAATCGATTGGGTCAAGTCACTGTTCCCCGAGCAGAAGGGCTACCTCGACGTGTACGACCACTTCGAGCTGCTGGGCGAACGCTCGGTGTTCGCCCACGGCGTGCACCTGTGCGACGAGGAATGCCAGCGGCTGGCGGAAACCGGCTCGGCCGTGGCCTTCTGCCCCACCTCCAACCTGTTCCTCGGCAGTGGCTTGTTCAACCTGCCGCAGGCCGAGCGCTTCAAGGTCAACGTGGGCCTGGGCACCGACGTCGGCGCCGGCACCAGCTTCTCGCTGCTCAACACCCTCAACGAAGCGTACAAGGTGATGCAGCTGCAGGGCGCGCGCCTGCACCCGTACAAGTCGCTGTACCTGGCCACCCTCGGCGGCGCCCGGGCGCTGCGCCTGGACGACCGCATCGGCAGTCTGCGCCCGGGCAACGATGCCGACTTCGTGGTGCTGGACTACAAGGCCACGCCGCTGCTGGACTACCGGATCCAGCAGTCCAACAGCATTGAAGAGACACTGTTCGTGCTCACTACCCTGGGCGACGATCGCACCGTGCGCGAAACCTACGCCGCCGGGCGTTGCGTGCACCAGCGCTGA
- the xdhB gene encoding xanthine dehydrogenase molybdopterin binding subunit, translating to MSNHHVAKSQAEMAALFSQDLTTGVGRSVKHDSADKHVSGEAVYIDDRLEFPNQLHVYARTSDRAHARILRIDTTPCYAFDGVRIAITHEDIPGLKDIGPVVAGDPLLAIDKVEYFGQPVLAVAARDLDTARRAAMAAIVEYEDLEPVLDVVEALRNKHFVLDSHTHQRGDAAAALATAPHRLQGTLHIGGQEHFYLETQISSVMPTEDGGMIVYCSTQNPTEVQKLVAEVLDVPMNKVVLDMRRMGGGFGGKETQAASPACLCAVIARLTGQPTKMRLPRVEDMTMTGKRHPFYVEYDVGFDDDGRLHGINLDLAGNCGYSPDLSGSIVDRAMFHSDNAYYLGDATVHGHRCKTNTASNTAYRGFGGPQGMVAIEQVMDHIARHLGRDPLAVRKANYYGKRERNVTHYYQTVEHNMLEEMTAELEASSDYAERRESIRRFNANSPVLKKGLALTPVKFGISFTATFLNQAGALIHIYTDGSIHLNHGGTEMGQGLNTKVAQVVAQVFQVDFSRIQITATNTDKVPNTSPTAASSGADLNGKAAQNAAEILKQRLTEFAARHYQVTEEDVEFRNGHVRVRDQIVSFEQLVQQAYFAQVSLSSTGFYRTPKIYYDRNQARGRPFYYFAFGAACVEVIVDTLTGEYKMLRADILHDVGASLNPAIDIGQVEGGFIQGMGWLTSEELVWNAKGKLVTNGPASYKIPAVADMPLDLRVKLVENRKNPEDTVFHSKAVGEPPFMLGIAAWCAIKDAVASIADYRVQPAIDAPATPERVLWGCEQMRKAVAAAQPAEPELESVPQ from the coding sequence ATGTCTAACCATCACGTAGCCAAGAGCCAGGCCGAGATGGCCGCACTGTTCAGCCAGGACCTGACCACCGGGGTTGGCCGCAGCGTCAAGCATGACAGCGCCGACAAGCATGTGTCCGGCGAGGCGGTGTACATCGATGATCGCCTGGAATTCCCCAACCAGTTGCACGTCTACGCGCGCACCTCCGATCGCGCCCATGCGCGCATCCTGCGCATCGACACCACGCCCTGCTATGCCTTCGACGGGGTGCGCATCGCCATCACCCACGAAGACATCCCCGGCCTCAAGGACATCGGCCCGGTAGTGGCCGGCGACCCGTTGCTGGCCATCGACAAGGTCGAGTACTTCGGCCAGCCGGTGCTCGCCGTGGCCGCGCGCGATCTCGACACCGCACGCCGTGCGGCGATGGCCGCGATCGTCGAGTACGAAGACCTGGAGCCGGTGCTGGATGTGGTCGAAGCACTGCGCAACAAGCACTTCGTGCTCGACAGCCACACCCACCAGCGTGGCGACGCCGCTGCCGCCCTGGCCACCGCCCCGCACCGCCTCCAGGGCACCCTGCACATCGGTGGCCAGGAGCATTTCTACCTGGAAACGCAGATCTCCTCGGTAATGCCCACCGAAGATGGCGGCATGATCGTCTACTGCTCCACGCAGAACCCTACCGAAGTGCAGAAGCTGGTCGCCGAAGTGCTCGACGTGCCGATGAACAAGGTGGTGCTGGACATGCGCCGCATGGGTGGCGGTTTTGGCGGCAAGGAAACCCAGGCCGCCAGCCCGGCGTGCCTGTGCGCCGTCATTGCGCGCCTGACCGGGCAACCGACCAAGATGCGCCTGCCAAGGGTCGAGGACATGACCATGACCGGCAAGCGCCACCCCTTCTATGTCGAGTACGACGTGGGCTTCGATGACGATGGCCGCCTGCATGGCATCAACCTCGACCTGGCCGGCAACTGCGGGTACTCACCGGACCTGTCCGGCTCGATCGTCGACCGCGCCATGTTCCACTCCGACAACGCCTACTACCTGGGCGATGCCACCGTACACGGCCACCGCTGCAAGACCAACACCGCGTCCAACACCGCCTACCGCGGCTTTGGCGGCCCGCAGGGGATGGTCGCCATCGAGCAGGTGATGGACCACATCGCCCGGCACCTGGGCCGCGACCCGCTGGCGGTGCGCAAGGCCAACTACTACGGCAAGCGCGAGCGCAACGTCACCCACTACTACCAGACCGTCGAGCACAACATGCTCGAGGAAATGACCGCCGAACTGGAAGCCAGCAGCGACTATGCCGAGCGCCGCGAATCGATACGCCGCTTCAATGCCAACAGCCCGGTGCTGAAAAAGGGCCTGGCGCTGACCCCGGTGAAGTTCGGCATCTCGTTCACCGCCACCTTCCTCAACCAGGCCGGTGCGCTGATCCACATCTATACCGACGGCAGCATCCACCTCAACCATGGCGGCACCGAGATGGGCCAGGGCCTGAACACCAAGGTGGCCCAGGTGGTGGCGCAGGTGTTCCAGGTCGATTTCAGCCGCATCCAGATCACTGCCACAAACACCGACAAGGTGCCCAACACCTCGCCGACCGCCGCCTCCAGTGGCGCCGACCTGAACGGCAAGGCTGCGCAGAATGCCGCCGAAATCCTCAAGCAGCGCCTGACCGAGTTCGCCGCGCGGCACTACCAGGTAACCGAGGAAGACGTCGAGTTCCGTAACGGCCATGTGCGCGTGCGCGACCAGATCGTCAGCTTCGAGCAACTGGTGCAGCAGGCCTACTTCGCCCAGGTGTCGCTGTCCAGCACTGGCTTCTACCGCACACCGAAGATCTACTACGACCGCAACCAGGCGCGTGGCCGGCCGTTCTACTACTTCGCCTTCGGCGCCGCCTGCGTCGAGGTGATCGTCGACACCCTGACCGGCGAGTACAAGATGCTGCGCGCCGACATCCTGCATGACGTGGGCGCTTCGTTGAACCCGGCCATCGACATTGGCCAGGTGGAAGGCGGCTTCATCCAGGGCATGGGCTGGCTGACCAGCGAAGAACTGGTGTGGAACGCCAAGGGCAAGCTGGTGACCAATGGCCCGGCCAGCTACAAGATCCCCGCCGTGGCCGACATGCCGCTGGACCTGCGGGTGAAGCTGGTGGAAAACCGCAAGAACCCGGAGGACACCGTGTTCCACTCCAAGGCCGTGGGCGAACCACCGTTCATGCTCGGCATCGCGGCCTGGTGCGCGATCAAGGACGCCGTGGCCAGCATCGCCGACTACCGCGTGCAGCCCGCCATCGATGCGCCGGCGACGCCGGAGCGGGTGTTGTGGGGTTGCGAGCAGATGCGCAAGGCGGTGGCTGCGGCGCAACCTGCCGAGCCGGAACTGGAAAGCGTCCCGCAGTAA
- the xdhC gene encoding xanthine dehydrogenase accessory protein XdhC: MHQWINALADHQSRGEACVLVTIIEERGSTPRNAGSKMVVSATGLFDTIGGGHLEYKALHIARQMLEEQRSTPHLERFSLGASLGQCCGGVTVLLFEPMAAVQAQIAVFGAGHVGRALVPLLAALPCRVRWIDSREQEFPALVPDGVTKVVSEEPVDEVASLPAGCYCIVMTHNHQLDLELSAAILKRNDFTWFGLIGSKTKRVKFEHRLRERGYDEAVLARMRCPMGLAEVKGKLPIEIAVSIAAEIIATYNACFGQHDAAANAGPIAQLLPSSRRSQTL; this comes from the coding sequence ATGCACCAATGGATCAACGCCCTCGCCGACCACCAATCCCGTGGCGAAGCCTGCGTGCTGGTCACCATCATCGAGGAGCGCGGCTCGACCCCGCGCAACGCTGGCTCGAAAATGGTCGTCAGCGCCACCGGCCTGTTCGACACCATCGGCGGTGGCCACCTGGAATACAAGGCGCTGCACATCGCCCGGCAGATGCTCGAGGAGCAGCGCAGCACCCCGCACCTGGAGCGCTTCAGCCTCGGCGCCAGCCTGGGCCAGTGCTGCGGCGGCGTCACCGTGCTGCTGTTCGAGCCCATGGCCGCCGTGCAGGCGCAAATCGCCGTGTTCGGCGCGGGCCATGTCGGCCGCGCTCTGGTACCCTTGCTCGCCGCGCTGCCCTGCCGGGTGCGCTGGATCGATTCGCGCGAGCAGGAATTCCCGGCCCTGGTGCCCGACGGGGTAACCAAGGTGGTCAGCGAGGAACCGGTCGACGAAGTCGCCAGCCTGCCAGCGGGCTGCTACTGCATCGTCATGACCCACAACCACCAGCTCGACCTGGAGCTGAGCGCCGCCATCCTCAAGCGCAACGACTTCACCTGGTTCGGCCTGATCGGCTCGAAGACCAAGCGGGTCAAGTTCGAACACCGCCTGCGCGAGCGCGGCTACGACGAGGCCGTGCTGGCACGCATGCGTTGCCCGATGGGCCTGGCCGAGGTCAAGGGCAAGCTGCCCATCGAAATCGCCGTGTCCATCGCCGCCGAGATCATCGCCACCTACAACGCCTGCTTCGGCCAGCACGACGCTGCGGCCAATGCCGGCCCCATTGCCCAGTTGCTGCCATCCTCCCGGCGCAGCCAAACCCTTTGA
- a CDS encoding GntR family transcriptional regulator, translated as MNEQLQPLKKPARNGKAGRSGTQDDIVYAHIFEAILEQRLAPGTKLSEEALGEIFGVSRTIIRRALSRLAHESVVLLRPNRGAVVASPTVEEARQVFFSRRMVERAITELAVQHATPEQLNELRQMVRDERDSFSRGDRGAGIRLSGEFHLKLAEAAGNAPLVSFQRSLVSQTSLIIAQYESGNRSHCSYDEHMQLIDAIEARDAEQAVSLMMHHMDHIDSKLNLDEESASDDLHAVFSHLLKKPKAAAKG; from the coding sequence ATGAACGAACAGCTGCAACCTCTGAAGAAACCTGCGCGCAACGGCAAGGCCGGGCGCAGTGGTACCCAGGACGACATCGTCTACGCGCATATCTTCGAGGCGATCCTCGAGCAGCGTCTGGCTCCGGGCACCAAGTTGAGCGAGGAAGCGCTGGGCGAGATCTTCGGCGTCAGCCGCACCATCATCCGCCGTGCCTTGTCGCGCCTGGCCCACGAAAGCGTGGTGCTGCTGCGGCCGAACCGTGGCGCGGTGGTGGCCAGCCCCACGGTGGAAGAAGCCCGTCAGGTGTTCTTCTCGCGGCGCATGGTCGAGCGGGCCATCACCGAGCTGGCGGTGCAGCACGCCACGCCAGAGCAGCTCAACGAACTGCGGCAGATGGTGCGCGACGAGCGCGACAGCTTTTCCCGCGGTGACCGGGGCGCCGGCATCCGCCTGTCCGGCGAGTTTCACCTCAAGCTGGCAGAGGCCGCCGGTAACGCGCCACTGGTCAGCTTCCAGCGCAGCCTGGTGTCGCAGACCTCGCTGATCATCGCCCAATACGAAAGCGGCAACCGCTCGCACTGCTCGTATGACGAGCACATGCAACTGATCGATGCCATCGAGGCGCGTGATGCCGAACAGGCCGTGAGCCTGATGATGCACCACATGGACCACATCGACAGCAAGCTGAACCTGGACGAGGAAAGCGCCTCGGACGACCTGCATGCGGTGTTTTCGCACCTGCTGAAAAAGCCCAAGGCAGCCGCCAAGGGTTGA
- the xdhA gene encoding xanthine dehydrogenase small subunit — translation MIQFLVNQELRSEHALDPNMTVLQYLREHLGKPGTKEGCASGDCGACTVVVGELTQDDQGNDSLRYRSLNSCLTFVSSLHGKQLISVEGLKHQGQLHSVQQAMADCHGSQCGFCTPGFVMSLFALQKNSNGPDLHQAQEALAGNLCRCTGYRPILEAAEQSCRQPCRDQFDAQQAQTISRLKAIAPTQTGELNSGDKRCLVPLTVADLADLYSSHPEARLLAGGTDLALEVTQFHKTLPVMIYVGHVAELKRIEKTASHLEIGAATPLTDCYGALNEEYPDFGALLHRFASLQIRNQGTLGGNIGNASPIGDSPPLLIALDAQIVLRQGERQRVMALEDYFIDYRITARQDSEFIEKIIVPRATRDWAFRAYKVSKRLDDDISAVCGAFNLSIEDGVVSGVRIAFGGMAAIPKRARACEAALRGKPWNQATVERACQALAEDFTPLSDFRASKEYRLLTAQNLLRKYFIEQQTPHIETRVTAYV, via the coding sequence GTGATCCAGTTTCTCGTCAACCAGGAGCTGCGTAGTGAGCATGCCCTGGACCCGAACATGACGGTGCTGCAGTACCTGCGCGAGCACCTGGGCAAACCTGGCACCAAGGAGGGCTGCGCCAGTGGTGACTGCGGCGCCTGCACCGTGGTGGTCGGTGAACTGACCCAGGACGACCAGGGCAACGACAGCCTGCGCTACCGCAGCCTCAACTCATGCCTGACGTTCGTATCGTCGCTGCACGGCAAGCAACTGATCAGCGTCGAAGGGCTCAAGCACCAAGGGCAACTGCACAGCGTGCAACAGGCCATGGCCGATTGCCATGGTTCGCAGTGCGGCTTCTGCACCCCCGGCTTCGTCATGTCGCTGTTCGCCCTGCAGAAGAACAGCAACGGCCCCGACCTGCACCAGGCCCAGGAAGCCCTGGCCGGCAACCTGTGCCGCTGCACCGGCTACCGGCCGATCCTGGAAGCCGCCGAGCAGAGCTGCCGGCAACCGTGCCGCGACCAGTTCGATGCCCAGCAGGCCCAGACCATCAGCCGCCTCAAGGCGATTGCACCGACCCAGACCGGCGAGCTGAACAGCGGCGACAAACGCTGCCTGGTGCCGCTGACCGTGGCCGACCTGGCCGACCTGTACAGCTCGCACCCCGAGGCGCGGCTGCTGGCCGGCGGTACCGACCTGGCCCTGGAAGTCACCCAGTTCCACAAGACCTTGCCGGTGATGATCTACGTCGGCCACGTGGCCGAACTCAAGCGCATCGAGAAGACCGCCAGCCACCTGGAAATCGGCGCCGCCACCCCACTCACCGACTGTTACGGCGCGCTCAACGAGGAGTACCCCGACTTCGGCGCCCTGCTGCACCGCTTCGCCTCGCTGCAGATCCGCAACCAGGGCACCTTGGGTGGCAATATCGGCAACGCTTCGCCGATCGGCGACTCGCCACCCCTGCTGATTGCCCTGGATGCGCAGATCGTCCTGCGTCAGGGCGAGCGCCAGCGGGTGATGGCCCTGGAAGACTATTTCATCGACTACCGCATCACTGCCCGCCAGGACAGCGAGTTCATCGAGAAGATCATCGTGCCACGCGCCACCCGCGATTGGGCGTTCCGCGCCTACAAGGTATCCAAGCGCCTGGACGACGACATCTCCGCGGTGTGCGGGGCCTTCAACCTGAGCATCGAAGACGGTGTGGTCAGCGGCGTGCGCATCGCGTTCGGCGGCATGGCGGCCATCCCCAAGCGCGCCCGCGCCTGCGAGGCAGCGTTGCGCGGCAAGCCGTGGAACCAGGCCACCGTCGAGCGTGCCTGCCAGGCCCTGGCCGAAGACTTCACCCCGCTCAGCGACTTCCGCGCCAGCAAGGAATACCGCCTGCTGACCGCGCAGAACCTGCTGCGCAAGTACTTCATCGAACAGCAAACGCCGCACATCGAAACCCGGGTGACCGCTTATGTCTAA
- a CDS encoding GntR family transcriptional regulator, with protein MTFKAPDSLSEQIADYLAERIIRGELAPGERIQELKVTQALNVSRGSVREALLILERRHLVAILPRRGAHVTELDERGVRSLCALMSEFYILLGNAVAQKWRTDADLRPFLDIQQRLQRAHQLLDIKAFVADSFAVMRAAYPFADNPFLQETVENLQPAMSRAYYLALDQRQASMSDYLDLFARLLDAVVARDLPRIREVLTAYCQRSCELVLAALARG; from the coding sequence ATGACGTTCAAGGCCCCGGACAGCCTCTCCGAGCAGATTGCCGATTACCTGGCCGAACGCATCATCCGCGGCGAACTGGCGCCAGGCGAGCGTATCCAGGAGTTGAAGGTCACCCAGGCGCTCAACGTCAGCCGTGGCTCGGTGCGCGAAGCGCTGCTGATCCTCGAACGCCGGCACCTGGTGGCGATCCTGCCGCGCCGTGGTGCCCACGTGACCGAACTGGACGAGCGCGGGGTCCGCAGCCTGTGTGCGCTGATGAGCGAGTTCTACATCCTGCTGGGCAATGCGGTCGCGCAAAAATGGCGCACCGATGCCGACCTGCGCCCGTTCCTGGACATCCAGCAGCGCCTGCAACGTGCTCATCAGCTGCTTGATATCAAGGCCTTCGTCGCCGACAGTTTCGCGGTGATGCGCGCGGCCTATCCATTCGCCGACAACCCGTTCCTGCAGGAAACCGTGGAAAACCTGCAGCCGGCCATGAGCCGCGCCTACTACCTGGCACTGGATCAGCGCCAGGCCAGCATGAGCGATTACCTCGACCTGTTCGCCCGCCTGCTCGACGCCGTGGTCGCCCGTGACCTGCCGCGCATTCGCGAGGTGCTGACCGCCTACTGCCAGCGCAGCTGCGAACTGGTGCTGGCGGCGCTGGCCCGAGGCTGA